One genomic segment of Rivularia sp. PCC 7116 includes these proteins:
- a CDS encoding GAP family protein has translation MLTLKIFWLAIIDSVNPTIIAIAIVLLICRGVRAIRAYTISVFATTVVQAFTVYFGLDKLLHQISWQNIFGGEWLLMLLGLGIIFYGLNGWKYRHEMPNTQKWHLSASSPQRINYIKYIIIAGATTLLETPTAFLLFIAVLEVQKSSANLIFASLYFCLYSFVYTLPIILITLLSIWQEKQLKIWLSSKLNNIFIGVNILFCLSLIAIGIFIFATGVIVLGSKFK, from the coding sequence ATGCTTACTTTAAAAATATTTTGGCTAGCAATTATTGATAGTGTCAATCCTACAATAATAGCAATAGCTATTGTTCTGCTTATTTGCAGGGGTGTTAGAGCTATTCGAGCATACACAATTAGCGTATTTGCTACGACAGTAGTTCAAGCGTTTACAGTATATTTTGGCTTAGATAAGTTATTACATCAAATATCATGGCAAAATATATTTGGTGGTGAATGGTTATTAATGCTTCTAGGATTAGGAATTATTTTTTATGGATTAAATGGTTGGAAATATAGACATGAAATGCCAAATACTCAAAAATGGCATTTGTCGGCATCATCCCCTCAGCGTATTAATTATATCAAATATATAATCATAGCCGGTGCCACAACATTGCTAGAGACTCCAACTGCATTTTTGCTTTTCATTGCTGTTTTAGAAGTACAAAAAAGTAGCGCAAATTTAATTTTTGCATCACTTTATTTTTGCCTTTATTCATTCGTGTATACCCTTCCAATCATACTCATAACACTTCTATCCATCTGGCAAGAGAAGCAATTAAAAATATGGTTAAGTAGCAAATTAAACAATATATTTATAGGTGTAAATATATTGTTTTGTTTAAGTTTAATAGCTATTGGTATTTTTATTTTCGCTACAGGAGTAATTGTACTTGGTTCCAAGTTTAAATAG
- a CDS encoding N-dimethylarginine dimethylaminohydrolase, protein MTSSTIKKEKNQPSYCPVNSYNEWSPLEEVIVGRLENARFPANHISVHATIPKSLSKLLYFLGSQRFPKFLIEQANKELAEFIHILESEGIRVRRPDVIDFGRTFKTPYWKSKGLCSACPRDGLLVLGDEIIETPMAWRSRYFELHAYQKLLIEYFKKGAKWTSAPKPKLTDDLYDKRYSIPVEGEPLRYVITESEPVFDAADFIRCGKDIFVTRSNVTNELGIQWLERHVGDKFNIHRVEVKCRQPMHIDSTIMPLAPGKLLINPDYIEVTKIPKLFKSWDILVAPKPDIVSGGFLNTNASMCSLWINMNLLMLDEQRVIVEKNQETMIRFLKEHGFKPIPCSFMNYAPFGGAFHCATLDIFRRGTLESYFG, encoded by the coding sequence ATGACTTCAAGTACTATAAAAAAAGAAAAGAATCAACCTTCTTATTGTCCGGTAAATTCATATAATGAATGGTCTCCTCTAGAAGAGGTGATTGTCGGACGTTTAGAAAACGCCAGATTTCCAGCTAATCATATCAGCGTTCATGCTACAATCCCCAAAAGCTTATCAAAATTACTCTACTTTTTAGGAAGTCAGCGGTTTCCAAAGTTTTTGATTGAACAAGCTAACAAAGAATTAGCTGAATTTATTCATATCTTAGAGTCTGAAGGTATTAGAGTTCGTCGTCCTGATGTGATAGATTTTGGTAGAACTTTCAAAACTCCTTATTGGAAATCAAAAGGGTTATGTTCGGCATGTCCGCGAGATGGGTTGTTAGTACTAGGAGACGAAATTATTGAAACCCCAATGGCATGGCGATCGCGATATTTTGAGCTTCATGCCTATCAAAAATTGTTAATTGAATATTTTAAAAAAGGTGCTAAATGGACATCTGCACCAAAACCAAAGTTAACAGATGACCTTTACGACAAGCGCTATAGCATTCCCGTTGAAGGTGAACCCCTAAGATATGTAATTACAGAATCTGAGCCTGTATTTGATGCTGCTGATTTTATCCGATGTGGCAAGGACATCTTTGTAACCAGAAGTAACGTTACCAACGAATTAGGAATTCAATGGCTGGAACGGCACGTCGGAGATAAATTTAATATTCACAGAGTTGAAGTGAAATGTCGGCAGCCAATGCATATTGACTCTACAATTATGCCATTAGCACCTGGAAAGTTATTAATAAATCCAGATTATATTGAAGTTACAAAAATTCCGAAGCTTTTTAAATCCTGGGACATTCTTGTGGCACCTAAACCAGATATTGTTTCAGGTGGATTTTTGAATACTAACGCGAGTATGTGTAGTTTGTGGATTAACATGAATTTACTGATGCTCGATGAACAGCGCGTCATCGTAGAAAAAAATCAAGAGACCATGATTCGATTTCTCAAAGAACATGGTTTTAAACCAATTCCGTGTTCCTTTATGAATTATGCACCTTTTGGCGGCGCTTTTCACTGTGCAACTTTAGATATTTTTCGGCGTGGAACCTTAGAATCCTATTTTGGTTGA
- a CDS encoding pyridoxal phosphate-dependent aminotransferase family protein, with protein sequence MQNKNSNWDNKQFLESSEIAGYFYNVPIMDGMSGSRIVHNGKETINFAGINVLGLQEDKKFIDMFCENARQYGLATGGSRMTQGVCRPHVLLEQKMSQIFASEYTLTFGSGALANLGFVNGMTAFFAFDDNNKIDNRDVVFVLDRDCHWSLWNPVSKLKYGSQVYAFKHNNPESLEQVLSKIKSHKIIVVFETVYSCDGSVAPIAQLLDVCERYGVLSYVDDANGFMIYGTPNRPFYEDYQALSKATFIMVSFSKAIGIEGGAISGPEGFVKSLEILSGTSLFTATMQPPTAATNLEIINYLQDNPQIIDNYLKRCLQLREILIERNFKINSTPSYINSIFIGSDEVAEQVRREFLEMGYCVPVFRYPAIKRNQAVIRLMLNNQHTASDVNGFIIALEKMRSRYNF encoded by the coding sequence ATGCAGAACAAAAATTCAAATTGGGACAACAAGCAGTTTTTAGAATCTTCGGAAATCGCAGGCTATTTTTATAATGTTCCAATTATGGATGGCATGAGTGGCTCTAGAATAGTACACAATGGCAAAGAAACCATAAATTTTGCTGGCATTAATGTTTTAGGATTGCAAGAAGATAAAAAGTTCATTGATATGTTTTGTGAGAACGCGCGTCAGTACGGCTTAGCTACTGGCGGTTCGCGTATGACTCAAGGAGTTTGTCGTCCGCATGTTCTACTCGAACAAAAGATGAGCCAAATTTTTGCTTCTGAGTATACTTTGACTTTTGGAAGCGGTGCGCTAGCTAATTTGGGTTTTGTCAATGGTATGACAGCCTTTTTTGCTTTTGATGATAATAACAAGATTGATAATCGCGATGTTGTATTTGTTTTAGACAGGGATTGTCATTGGAGTCTATGGAATCCTGTCTCAAAATTGAAGTATGGCTCTCAAGTTTACGCTTTTAAACACAACAATCCAGAGTCTTTAGAACAAGTTCTGAGCAAAATAAAGTCACATAAAATTATCGTAGTCTTCGAGACTGTATACTCTTGCGATGGTAGTGTAGCCCCCATAGCTCAACTGCTCGATGTATGCGAACGCTACGGAGTTTTGTCCTATGTAGATGACGCAAATGGATTCATGATTTATGGAACCCCTAATCGTCCTTTTTATGAAGATTATCAGGCATTATCTAAGGCAACCTTTATCATGGTTTCCTTTTCTAAAGCAATAGGTATTGAAGGTGGTGCAATTAGCGGACCAGAAGGTTTTGTAAAGTCTTTGGAAATACTTTCAGGAACTTCATTGTTTACAGCAACAATGCAACCACCTACAGCTGCAACTAACTTAGAAATCATAAATTATTTGCAAGACAATCCACAAATCATAGACAACTATTTAAAACGCTGTTTACAATTGCGAGAAATTTTAATTGAGCGTAACTTTAAAATTAATAGTACACCTTCGTATATTAATTCCATTTTTATTGGTAGTGACGAAGTTGCCGAACAAGTACGGCGAGAGTTTTTAGAAATGGGTTATTGCGTACCAGTGTTCCGTTATCCGGCTATTAAACGCAATCAAGCCGTAATCCGCCTGATGCTTAATAATCAACACACTGCCTCAGACGTAAATGGATTTATTATAGCTTTAGAAAAAATGCGGTCGCGCTACAATTTTTGA
- a CDS encoding S9 family peptidase has protein sequence MKLKIFGFFLGIIAVSSISSAKAQSSEIFTQIDENNKIIQMQAQNRDNSQQQPPLIDRKIFFGDPEISGAQLSPDGKYLAFRKPLNGVINIWVKGIDEPMSAARPITEDKNRPIPAYFWSQDSQYILFVQDKGGNENFRIYAVSPTDKVAKGQVPKAKDLTPDDQVRAIIYAVPENNPDTIIVGLNDRDPKFHDVYSINIATGARKLLYKNDSNVSNWVTDLNGNLRLAVINLPDGSTQINRIEADSFEEVYRCQFGETCSPVRFHKNGKQVYMSTNKGNDVDLSQLVLFNPQTKKLELVDSDPEKQVDFGSPIFSEETEELIGTVYIGDKQRIYPKDKEFAADLAYLKEKLPDGQLGMSSMTEDGQKMIVTVSSDIDPGSAYLFNRQTKKLSLLYQILPELKRENLAKMTPIRYTARDGLEIPAYLTLPVGKPARNLPVVVMPHGGPWARDVWGYNPYTQFLANRGYAVFQPNFRASTGYGKKFLNAGNKQWGTGAMQHDITDGVKYLIDQGIADPKRVGIFGGSYGGYATLAGLAFTPELYAAGVSYVGPSNLITLFNSVPPYWESFKAELKLRMGDPNTPEGKKQLQQQSPLFSADKMKSPLLVIQGANDPRVKQAESDQIVAALRTKEIDVDYLLAPDEGHGFRQETNKLAVAAALEKFFAEHLQGRYQEAVAPEVKKQLDDLTVDISKVQVSK, from the coding sequence ATGAAACTAAAAATATTCGGCTTTTTCTTAGGAATAATTGCTGTTAGTTCCATTAGTTCGGCTAAAGCACAATCATCTGAGATTTTTACTCAAATTGATGAGAATAACAAAATTATACAAATGCAAGCTCAAAATCGGGATAATTCTCAGCAACAGCCGCCATTAATTGACCGAAAAATATTTTTTGGGGACCCAGAAATTTCTGGAGCGCAACTTTCTCCGGATGGAAAATACCTTGCTTTTCGGAAACCTTTAAACGGGGTAATTAATATCTGGGTTAAAGGGATAGACGAACCAATGAGTGCTGCTCGTCCGATAACTGAGGATAAAAATAGACCGATTCCGGCTTATTTTTGGAGTCAAGATAGTCAATATATCCTATTTGTGCAAGATAAAGGAGGGAATGAAAACTTTCGTATCTATGCAGTTTCACCGACAGATAAAGTCGCAAAGGGACAAGTACCGAAAGCTAAAGACTTGACTCCCGATGACCAAGTACGAGCAATTATTTACGCAGTACCAGAAAACAATCCTGATACTATTATTGTCGGATTAAACGACCGCGACCCCAAATTTCACGATGTTTATAGTATAAATATTGCCACTGGAGCAAGAAAATTACTGTATAAAAACGACAGTAATGTTTCTAATTGGGTAACGGATTTAAATGGTAATTTACGTTTGGCTGTAATTAATTTGCCAGACGGCAGCACCCAAATCAATCGCATCGAAGCCGATAGTTTTGAAGAAGTTTATAGATGTCAATTTGGAGAAACTTGCTCTCCAGTTAGGTTTCATAAAAATGGCAAGCAAGTCTACATGTCAACAAATAAAGGTAACGATGTAGATTTGAGTCAGCTAGTTTTGTTTAATCCCCAAACTAAAAAGCTGGAATTAGTAGATTCCGATCCAGAAAAGCAAGTAGATTTTGGTTCGCCAATTTTTTCTGAAGAAACAGAAGAGTTAATCGGGACGGTATATATAGGAGATAAACAGAGAATTTATCCCAAGGATAAGGAATTCGCGGCGGATTTAGCTTATTTAAAAGAAAAATTGCCCGATGGACAACTGGGAATGAGTTCGATGACAGAAGACGGACAAAAAATGATTGTTACTGTAAGTAGCGATATAGATCCAGGTTCTGCTTATCTATTTAACCGACAAACCAAAAAACTTTCGTTACTGTACCAAATACTTCCAGAACTAAAGCGAGAAAATTTAGCGAAAATGACCCCAATTCGCTATACCGCTAGAGATGGATTAGAAATACCGGCATATTTAACATTACCTGTAGGCAAACCAGCCCGCAACTTACCAGTAGTAGTAATGCCTCATGGCGGACCTTGGGCGAGAGACGTTTGGGGTTATAATCCTTACACTCAATTTTTAGCTAATCGCGGCTATGCAGTATTTCAGCCGAATTTTAGAGCATCCACGGGTTATGGTAAAAAGTTCCTCAATGCTGGAAACAAACAGTGGGGAACCGGAGCAATGCAGCATGACATCACCGATGGGGTAAAATATCTTATCGATCAAGGAATTGCCGATCCAAAGCGAGTGGGAATCTTTGGTGGTTCCTATGGAGGTTATGCAACTCTAGCAGGTTTGGCTTTTACTCCCGAACTTTATGCAGCAGGTGTTTCCTATGTAGGTCCTTCCAATCTGATAACTTTATTTAATTCTGTTCCTCCTTACTGGGAAAGTTTCAAAGCAGAATTAAAATTAAGAATGGGCGATCCAAATACACCGGAAGGGAAAAAACAACTACAGCAACAGTCTCCTTTATTTTCAGCCGATAAAATGAAATCTCCTTTATTAGTAATTCAAGGAGCTAACGATCCTAGAGTTAAACAAGCTGAATCGGACCAAATAGTTGCAGCCTTACGAACTAAAGAAATAGACGTAGATTATCTCTTAGCACCAGATGAAGGGCATGGTTTCAGACAAGAAACTAACAAGTTAGCAGTTGCAGCAGCATTAGAAAAGTTCTTTGCAGAACATCTTCAAGGAAGATATCAAGAAGCAGTCGCTCCTGAAGTTAAGAAACAGCTTGATGATTTGACTGTAGATATTAGTAAAGTTCAAGTTTCTAAGTAA